A segment of the uncultured Desulfobulbus sp. genome:
TCCCCGTACCCGCAGCCCCACCGGTTATGGAAGTCGGCAGCTCTTGCCGGCTGAAAGGGGGCGATCCTCGGCTGCTTGCCGCCGTGCGAGCGGAGCTGACCATTGATAACCCTAAATATCAGGCCGCCAAGCAATTTGGCCGCTGGATCGGGAAGAAGCTCAAACCCCAGTTGTTTTTTTATCAGGAAGAGCAGGGGGAACTTGTTTTTCCCCGTGGCTTTGCCAACCAGGCCGTGCTGCTCTGTCGCAAGATCCTTGGCCAGAATCCAACCTTGCTCGATACTCGAAGCGAGAAGGCAGAGATTGATTGTTCTTTTCAGGGGAGTCTACGACCGTATCAAGAACAGGCCGTCGAAGCGGTGTTGCGTCATAGCTTCGGCGTGCTTGAGGCGGGTACAGGTTCTGGAAAGACTATCATGGCGCTGGCTATTATTGCCCGTCGCAGGCAACCAACGCTCATCCTGGTGCACTCGAAGGAACTGATGTATCAATGGCGCCAGCGTATTGCCGAATTTTTGGGTATTGAAGCCGGGATTGCTGGTGATGGCAAGTTGCAACTCGATTCTATCACGGTTGCCATTGTCAATACGGCAAAAAAGCACCTGCAGACCCTGCCAGCACAGTTTGGCCAGATTGTGGTTGATGAGTGTCATCGGGTTCCCGCCAGTCTGTTTACCGATGTGGTGGCGGCCTTTGATTGTCGGTATATGTTGGGGCTCTCGGCAACCGCCTTCCGTCGGGAAGACGGCATGACGAAACTCATCTATATCACCATGGGGGATCGGATTCACCAGGTGGACAGCAGGGTGCTCGCGGCCAGTGGGGCCGTGGTGCGGCCAGAGCTCAAACAGCGCCCAACCAAATTTATCTACAGCTATCAGGGCGAATATGCGAAACTGATCAAGGCCTTGACGCAAAATCAAGAGCGCAACAAACAAATCGTTGAGGAGTTACAAGCACTGCTGGCTGGCGGGCACGATGGAACGGTGCTGCTCGTCTCGGATCGGGTCGGGCATTGCCAAGTGCTTGCTGAGCTGTTGTTGTCCGATGCGGTCCCCGTGGCGGTTCTCACCGGGCGAACTCCTCCTGATGAGCGCACGCGGATCGTTGCAGATGTCCGTGAAAACAAGGTGCAGGTGCTCGTCTCCACGCTGCAACTCATTGGCGAGGGATTTGATTGTCCAGGACTGTCCACTTTAGTCCTGGCAACGCCCATCAAATTTGAAGGTCGCCTGCTTCAGGTTGTCGGCCGTATCATGCGTCCGGCGGAAGGGAAACGGGCCCTGGTTATCGATTACGTGGATGAGCATATTGGAGTCCTGCGGCGTTCGGCCGAGAGTCGTAAAGCCGTCTTTCTTGCCTGGTGACCGGCACAGTGATCAATCTCCTTGTCTTTTTGTTCTTCTTGAGGTAACTTTACTTCTTTTTTTTACCCGCCGTCTGGAAAAGCTGAGCGAATCAGCCGCATTTGCCTTTCACTCGGTAGACACACTCCAACGAGTTCATTCTCCCGTCAATTCCGGGATTCCTCGAAATATCAACTTTATATACATGTAACCCCCAAGTGTGGGGGAGGAGCAGTATGGATCAGCAGTTTATTCGTAATGTCGCTATTATTGCCCATGTTGACCATGGCAAGACCACCCTGGTTGATCAATTATTCCGTCACAGTGGAATGTTCCGCGAAAATCAGCAGGTGGAAGAGCGGCTCATGGACTCCATGGACCTGGAGCGTGAGCGTGGTATCACTATTGCCTCCAAAAACGGCTCCTACATGTATGGAGAGTATCAGGTTAATATTATCGATACGCCGGGCCATGCCGATTTCGGTGGGCAGGTGGAACGCGTTCTGCGCATGGCCGATGGGGCAGTATTGCTGGTTGATGCCCAGGAAGGCCCCATGCCCCAGACCTTTTTTGTGGTCAAAAAGGCCTTGGCTGCCAACCTGCCCATCCTGGTGGTCATTAATAAGATCGATAAGCCCGCTGCCCGTTGTGATTGGGTTGTCGATCAGGTCTTTGATTTGCTCGATCGGTTGGATGCTCCGGACCACATTCTTGATTTTCCTGTGGTCTATGCTTCGGCCAAGGCTGGCTACGCAGTTCTTGAGCCTGAAGATGAGGTGACACCCGAGACCGGCATGCACGCCGTCTCCGATATGATTATCAAGCATGTGCCGCCGCCAGCTGGTAATGCCAGCGAGCCCCTGCAGCTGCAGGTTAATACCATCGACTATTCTCCTTATTTGGGGCGGCTTGGTATCGGGAAAATTGTTAATGGTAGCCTTGATTTGCGCACCCCTTTGGCGGTTGCCCGTCGTGACGGTTCTATCTCCCCGGTACGGATCAATAAAATCTTTGGCTTCAATGGGTCCACCAAGGTGCCCTTGGAGAAGGCCTCTGTGGGGGATATCGTTGCCGTTGCCGGTATGGAGGATGTGACCGTTGGTGTCACCTTCACCGACCCCGCCA
Coding sequences within it:
- a CDS encoding DEAD/DEAH box helicase, which codes for MNEQLPVPAAPPVMEVGSSCRLKGGDPRLLAAVRAELTIDNPKYQAAKQFGRWIGKKLKPQLFFYQEEQGELVFPRGFANQAVLLCRKILGQNPTLLDTRSEKAEIDCSFQGSLRPYQEQAVEAVLRHSFGVLEAGTGSGKTIMALAIIARRRQPTLILVHSKELMYQWRQRIAEFLGIEAGIAGDGKLQLDSITVAIVNTAKKHLQTLPAQFGQIVVDECHRVPASLFTDVVAAFDCRYMLGLSATAFRREDGMTKLIYITMGDRIHQVDSRVLAASGAVVRPELKQRPTKFIYSYQGEYAKLIKALTQNQERNKQIVEELQALLAGGHDGTVLLVSDRVGHCQVLAELLLSDAVPVAVLTGRTPPDERTRIVADVRENKVQVLVSTLQLIGEGFDCPGLSTLVLATPIKFEGRLLQVVGRIMRPAEGKRALVIDYVDEHIGVLRRSAESRKAVFLAW